One genomic segment of Deltaproteobacteria bacterium includes these proteins:
- a CDS encoding alpha/beta hydrolase translates to MLFLDAPLPLSWMIATFVFGALAFLFAVFVLRGWKRSRARAEARLQAEHAIDSHDLDLDARLGELKLVQISSDKVANALAVAYRQTGHGPDLLCLHGIGASMIIYRRFTPLVSSEFRVTCLDFPGFGKSEKPRELTYGLDEQAQHLLSAVEALELKNPVVIASSMGGAISMAAAMKSPEIFRGIVALAPATDPTRIPTSLLPMAKFGEALHRLNPEKTRYAIVKAVVAQVIARRELITPGLVALYFEPFRVSELASAAFLKAFRLLADKRLPTLFRELKTPLLIIRGLRDRLVKQSSCEDLHRIVPDSALITHPTAGHHSMEDEPEFIAEELRKFSARL, encoded by the coding sequence GTGCTTTTTCTTGATGCGCCTCTTCCACTGTCTTGGATGATTGCGACTTTTGTTTTCGGCGCACTCGCATTTCTCTTTGCTGTGTTTGTCCTTCGCGGTTGGAAACGCAGTCGCGCTCGCGCGGAGGCACGGTTGCAAGCCGAGCATGCGATCGATAGCCACGACCTTGATCTCGACGCAAGACTTGGCGAACTCAAACTCGTGCAAATATCTTCTGACAAAGTAGCGAACGCGCTTGCAGTTGCATATCGGCAGACTGGACACGGCCCGGACCTGCTTTGCCTTCACGGCATCGGAGCGTCGATGATCATCTATCGTCGATTCACGCCGCTTGTATCCAGTGAGTTCCGCGTCACTTGCCTCGACTTTCCAGGTTTCGGAAAAAGCGAAAAGCCACGCGAATTGACCTATGGTCTGGACGAGCAAGCGCAGCACTTGCTCTCTGCCGTGGAAGCTCTGGAACTAAAAAACCCAGTAGTAATTGCGAGCTCAATGGGCGGAGCCATCTCGATGGCGGCCGCGATGAAGTCCCCTGAGATATTTCGAGGAATTGTTGCTCTTGCGCCTGCGACTGACCCGACGAGAATTCCCACGTCGCTTCTTCCGATGGCGAAATTCGGCGAGGCACTGCATCGACTTAACCCCGAGAAAACTCGGTATGCGATTGTGAAAGCAGTCGTCGCGCAGGTTATTGCTAGACGGGAGTTGATTACTCCCGGCCTTGTTGCGCTTTACTTCGAACCTTTTCGAGTCAGCGAACTTGCAAGTGCCGCATTTTTAAAAGCGTTTCGCCTGCTAGCAGACAAGCGTCTTCCCACTTTATTCCGCGAATTGAAAACGCCGTTATTAATTATTCGCGGATTGCGTGATCGGCTAGTCAAGCAATCATCCTGCGAGGATTTGCACCGCATCGTCCCCGACTCCGCGCTCATCACGCACCCCACAGCCGGCCACCACAGCATGGAAGACGAGCCTGAATTCATCGCAGAAGAACTACGCAAATTCTCCGCCCGCCTATAA
- a CDS encoding flagellin FliC has protein sequence MGFRISTNIASVNAQRNLGTSQMNMGDSMAKLASGSRINKASDDAAGLAISENLKSQVRSTRMASRNAQDGVSMVQTAEGGLNELSSIITRLRELGIQAASDTVGDTERGFLDKEVQQLKSEMQRIAQVTKWGSTGLLDGSTPTFDFQVGINNDDFSDRIAYNGNENTATIDSLGLSEVDYTSKTGAQGALGQLDAAQTSVNGMRANLGALQNRLTSTITNLGVAEENLSAANSRIRDTDVAHATAEMTRNSILLQSATSTLAQANQKDQLALKLIG, from the coding sequence ATGGGTTTTCGTATTTCAACAAATATCGCGTCTGTAAACGCGCAACGTAACTTGGGTACTTCACAAATGAACATGGGCGACTCGATGGCGAAACTCGCTTCGGGCAGCCGGATCAACAAAGCGTCTGACGATGCTGCCGGCCTCGCGATCAGCGAAAACTTGAAATCTCAAGTTCGCTCGACTCGCATGGCTTCGCGCAATGCTCAAGACGGTGTGTCGATGGTTCAAACGGCGGAAGGTGGCTTGAACGAACTTTCAAGCATCATCACTCGTCTAAGAGAACTTGGAATTCAGGCTGCTTCAGACACCGTTGGTGATACTGAACGCGGTTTCCTGGATAAAGAGGTTCAGCAGCTGAAGTCAGAGATGCAGCGTATTGCGCAGGTTACGAAGTGGGGATCGACTGGTCTTCTCGATGGTTCGACGCCAACATTTGATTTCCAAGTTGGTATCAACAACGACGATTTCTCTGATCGTATCGCTTACAATGGTAATGAGAACACAGCGACCATCGACTCGCTTGGTCTTTCGGAAGTAGATTACACTTCGAAAACCGGCGCGCAAGGTGCCCTAGGGCAACTTGATGCAGCACAAACTTCTGTCAACGGAATGCGTGCAAATCTCGGTGCCCTTCAGAACCGATTAACGTCAACGATTACGAACTTGGGTGTCGCAGAAGAGAACCTCTCAGCTGCTAACTCTCGTATTCGCGACACGGACGTAGCGCATGCGACAGCAGAAATGACACGTAACTCGATTCTTCTTCAGAGCGCGACCTCGACTCTTGCTCAAGCTAACCAAAAGGACCAATTAGCACTTAAGCTGATCGGCTAA